The following is a genomic window from Burkholderia oklahomensis C6786.
CCTCATTTCCCCCGCTCCCGCCGCCGTGCTCGCCGCGACGCTCGACCGCGACGACCACCCGCGCATCGGCGATGCGCTGCCGCCGATCTGGCACTGGGCGTACTTCTGGACGGCCGCGCGGCAATCCGAACTCGGCCTCGACGGCCACCCGCGCACGGGCGGCTTCCTGCCCGATCTCGGCCTGCCGCGCCGGATGGCGGCAGGCGGCCGCCTGCGCTTTCTCGCGCCGCTCGCGATCGGCGATACCGCGACGCGCACGTCGCGCGTCGCCTCGCTCGAGCACAAGGAAGGACGCAGCGGCCGGCTCGCGTTCGTCACGGTCGAGCATGTGATCGCGTCGAATGGCGCGGCCGCCATCCACGAAGAGCAGGACATCGTCTATCGCGAGCCCGCCGAACCCGGCGCGCCGCTGCCACCGCCGAAGGCGGCGCCCGACGGCGCGCAGTGGCAACGCGCGATCGCGCCGACCGAAGCGTTCCTTTTTCGCTATTCGGCGCTGACCTTCAACGGCCATCGCATCCATTACGACCGATCCTATGCGCAGCAGGCGGAAGGCTATCCGGACCTCGTCGTTCACGGCCCGCTGATCGCGACGCTGCTGCTCGATCTCGTGTCACGCTCCATGCCGAAGGCCGTCGTCGTCGACTACGCATACAAGGCCGTGCGGCCGACGTTCTTCGGCCACGCGTTCACGCTGTGCGGCCGCCTCGCGCCGGACGGCGGTTCGGTCGAACTGTGGGCGAAAGATCACGACGGCTGGCTGACGATGTCCGCCCGCGCGTCACTCGCCCGATAACTTCAAACATTGCCCCGAACACGCATGAATTACGCAACCGATCCCCATCAGGACATTCGCGAAGCGGTCCGCGATCTCTGCGGCCAATTTCCCGCCGAGTATTTCCGCAAGGTCGACGAAGCGCGCGGCTACCCCGAAGCGTTCGTCGACGCGCTGACGAAAGCCGGCTGGCTCGCCGCGCTGATCCCGCAGGAATACGGCGGCTCGGGCCTCGGCCTCACCGAAGCGTCCGTCATCATGGAGGAGATCAACCGCTCGGGCGGCAATTCCGGCGCATGCCACGGCCAGATGTACAACATGGGCACGCTGCTGCGCCACGGCTCCGCCGAGCAGAAGCAGCGCTATCTGCCGCGCATCGCGTCCGGCGAGTTGCGGCTCCAGTCGATGGGCGTCACCGAGCCGACGACGGGCACCGACACGACGAAGATCAAGACGACGGCCGTGCGGCGCGGCGACCGCTACGTCGTGAACGGCCAGAAGGTCTGGATCTCCCGAATTCAGCACTCCGATCTGATGATCCTGCTCGCGCGCACGACGCCGCTGTCGGACGTGAAGAAGAAGAGCGAAGGCATGTCGATCTTCCTCGTCGATCTGCACGACGCGATCGGCAAGGGGATGACGGTCCGCCCGATTGCGAACATGGTGAACCACGAGACCAACGAGCTGTTCTTCGACAATCTCGAGATTCCCGCCGAGCACCTGATCGGCGAAGAAGGCCAGGGCTTCAAGTACCTCCTCGACGGGCTGAACGCCGAACGCACGCTGATCGCGGCCGAATGCATCGGCGACGGCTACTGGTTCATCGACAAGGTGTCGCAGTACGTGAAGGAGCGCGTCGTGTTCGGCCGCCCGATCGGCCAGAACCAGGGCGTGCAGTTCCCGATCGCGCGCGCGTACGTGAACGTCGAGGCGGCGAGCCTGATGCGCTATCGCGCGTGCGCGCTGTTCGACGCGCA
Proteins encoded in this region:
- a CDS encoding FAS1-like dehydratase domain-containing protein, yielding MHAAPADRGDDAVRIVTDLISPAPAAVLAATLDRDDHPRIGDALPPIWHWAYFWTAARQSELGLDGHPRTGGFLPDLGLPRRMAAGGRLRFLAPLAIGDTATRTSRVASLEHKEGRSGRLAFVTVEHVIASNGAAAIHEEQDIVYREPAEPGAPLPPPKAAPDGAQWQRAIAPTEAFLFRYSALTFNGHRIHYDRSYAQQAEGYPDLVVHGPLIATLLLDLVSRSMPKAVVVDYAYKAVRPTFFGHAFTLCGRLAPDGGSVELWAKDHDGWLTMSARASLAR
- a CDS encoding acyl-CoA dehydrogenase family protein, giving the protein MNYATDPHQDIREAVRDLCGQFPAEYFRKVDEARGYPEAFVDALTKAGWLAALIPQEYGGSGLGLTEASVIMEEINRSGGNSGACHGQMYNMGTLLRHGSAEQKQRYLPRIASGELRLQSMGVTEPTTGTDTTKIKTTAVRRGDRYVVNGQKVWISRIQHSDLMILLARTTPLSDVKKKSEGMSIFLVDLHDAIGKGMTVRPIANMVNHETNELFFDNLEIPAEHLIGEEGQGFKYLLDGLNAERTLIAAECIGDGYWFIDKVSQYVKERVVFGRPIGQNQGVQFPIARAYVNVEAASLMRYRACALFDAHAPCGAQANMAKLLAADASWEAANACLQFHGGFGFACEYDVERKFRETRLYQVAPISTNLILSYVAEHILGLPRSF